The region CTTGGACATAATTTACCTTTTTTGTTTATTTGGGAAGGGAACAGGGAATGAAATTAAAATATGAGTTGTATCGTTTGTTAAGATGGCGATCGCTCTGGGAATGTAAATTTCAACCAGCATTGATCGCTAATTAGCGGTAGCAAGACTTTGCCATTAGATAATTTCCAGTCAAACTGCATTTTTTTGTTACCACTCTCGACTTCTACAAATTTAGGCAAGTGCTGAGATTTATGTTCATCGTTATTTCCATCTGTCCAGACTTTCATTTCTTTTTCTCCCTTGGTGGAAAAGCAAAAGATGGCGTAGCGTAAAGATGAGAGTGAGGGAATATCGATTTTGGTGGCTTGTTGGTGTACTTCACCCTCTGCATATCCTAAAAGTACGTCTGCTATTTTTGGCTTACCACCAGCCGTAATCGTAAAGACTGAATTTCCTTGTGGTTGCTGTTCCTGTCGCAGTTCTACAACTACGCGGGAAGCAAAAGCACCATACAGTTGCATCACAATCGTTGCACCCAGTGATAATAAAGCAATGCTGAATGCGCTGATTCGTGCCAGGGGATGTTGCCAGATGAATAAGCCGTGAATCAACAAAATACCCAGAAAAATGCTATATATGCCCACATTGAATAGGGGATGATTGAGAATCTTAAAGACTACAGCAGGTATCAGTTCTCCTTTTTTTCTACTAGAAATCAACAACAAAATCGGGAAAATTCCACCAACAAGAGAGTTACCCAGTACGCCAGCAAAAGCGAGTATGTTTGTGAAAGATTGCGTACCAGCGAGAAATAGCCACTCAGTCAAGACAAAAACTAAAATTAATGGACTGATGGATAATAACAAACGACGCTGGTTGAGGAGGTGTAACCAAAAGTGAGTTTTTGGTTTTCTGGCTATAGCTGTTGTGAGGTTGTGTTTCACATCCAAACTAGCTTCGTAGTTGAGGAGCATTGGCGAAGTAATTTGCAGATATACACGATCATGGTTAGCTGATTGGATATCAAACATCAGGCGAATATTTGACTGGTTGAGGTCTGGATATTGAGTAAATAACTCTTTGATGTCCCAATGCTCATTGACTGCAATTTCTACATGATAGATGTGGCCTTGTAACTGGATATCTATTTGAAACTTGGGTTGATTGTCTACAATTCCCAAATAGGTAATACCTATACAATAAACATCCGTAGAATTACTAGGTGGATGGAATTTTAACATTCCTCCTTGGCGGGGTAACATCAAGATGGGAAGAGATGGAGTAGGTATCCATTCTTTGGCTAGGTTAACTAAAAGGCTGGAACTACGTAGCCAAGCCATTCCCAACAACAAGGTCACTAAAATTGCTCCCAAGATAGGAACAATGGAGCCGACTTGAATAGCTAGGGCTTCTAGAGCCGTTCCTGACTGTTGGGCTAACAATTCTGGTGCGATCGCGCCATTGACAACCAGCACCCAAAGGCAAAAAATTACAGTTAGAAATGCCGTTCCCCACACACTACCCCAAATTAACGATGAGGCACTAGGATCACGCGGTAGGACAACTTTGGCACATTCTCCCACATAGACATGACCAAAATACAACATCAAACCCACACCGAAAATTCTTTGTAATATCCAGGGTTGGAAAGGTTGATTATTCAAAAAAGGCAAGTTGACATATAACAGGTTGTCTAAATTGATGTGACGCAATGTCAACAGTGACAGTATCAAAAGTAACCCAATATTAATCGCTGCCAGAAATACCAACAGGGAGACTGTGAAATTTAAGGATTGACGAGTTAGCAAATATGAACCCGCCACAAATAGTAATACAGCCCAAATTTCTGGAGGGATTTGAGTCAAATTAGCCATAGTTGTTGACAAGCCAATATAACAAGCCAAGGCGATAAAAAATACTCGAATCCCAACTGCGAAGGAAAGTATAAATGAACCTGCTGCGCCTAAATAATTGGCGACTAATTGTTTGATGAAGGGATGACCATAACGAAAATCACTGCTACGACCGAAGGCTTCAGCCATACAAGCCATTGTGACAACGTTAATTGCACCGATAATTAACAAAAAGGCCACGGTCGGTAATGGCCCAATATCAACTACAGCGATGGGTAAGGCTAAAAAGGCTTGGGGTAAACCCAAGGAGATGGTGAGTAAAAAGGCCAGCCAGAAGGGTGGTACAGATTCAATTTTTTGTGAGACATCTTTCAACATCCAGCGCAATTCTTCGATAAATGTGGTGTGGGATGCAAAGATGTTGAATAGTGATGTTCTATACAGTCGAGAATAGGCTGTTTGTACGGCTTTTTCATCAAGACCTAAGACGGTGCGAATCTGCGGTATGGCTTGATAGGTAAAATTATACTTCTGTCCCAAGGCTTGGGCGATCGCGGCTTTGAGTCGGGGATTTGCTGGAACTAAAGAAGCCCATTCACTAGCGTAACGTTCTAGTTGCTGAATAGTGGGGCGGATTGGTGGTGCATTACCTAAAGCAAAAGCTTCTAGAAAGGCTAAATCGCGTTCATGAGCAGATTGGGGTGCTAAGGAAAATTCTACACGCGATCGCGCTGCTATTTGGGCTGTTCGGCTCTCAATTAAAAATAAAATTGTGTTGGCTCGTCTAGCAGGTAAACCCGCTAATACCTCTTCACGAGATATCAGTTCATCATCAAAATCAAATGTCATATCTATCACCCCCTGGTAAATATCTGAGATTTTTTATTTGATTGAGCAAAATAGAAGTTTCTCTGTTAATTAGGCAGTTTTTGAGTTATGTTTACAACTGTTCGCTGCTTGAGAGATTGCACCTGATTATGCAGGCGATCGTAGTAACCAATCTCAGTTTCACTAGCCACTAATGTGCCTTGTTTAATCTTGGCAATTTTTTTCTGGATATTTTCAAAATGTTCATTACCAGTGATTTCCTCCACATATCTAGTTCTTTTAGTTTCGTCAATTTCTATTCTTAGTTCTTTTACCTGCATTTTCAAATTCTGATTGCGCGTCCTAACAGTTTCAGCCATATTCATATAGACACGCACCAATTGACCGATATCATCGTGGCTATGAGCAGCTTGCACTAAAATATGATGTGCTTCCTGATTAAAGGTTTCTTTTTCTAGTGCTTGTGCTGCTGCTGTCAGTCCACGAATTGGGCGAGAAATTCGAGAACTTAACCACAAAGCCACAATTGTGGTAATTCCGCCCACAATGAATACACTACTAATATTAAATATTATGAGACGATATAAAGGAGCTTCAAACTGCTGTCTAGATTGACTTATGCCTAATACCCACGGCTCTATTTTCATGGGAGCAAAGCCAACAATCATTTGTTGATTTTCAATTGGGGAGTAATAACTAGTATGACCCGCATCTTTAGCTCTGACTATAGCTTTTAGTTCGGGAATATTCAGGCTATTTATCGAAGGAAAAATATTTCCCAGATTAGATAATAATTGTTTAGATTTATCAGGCGAGATAGGAAAAATAGTATTATATAAAATGGATTTATCTGGATGGGAAATGATCATACCTTCCTTATCTATGAGGAAAGCATAGCTCTGATTTGCTGGCTTTAAGGAATTAACTATTGTCCAAATACCTTCTCCTTTAACTTTGAGTACCACAACTCCTAAAATCTTGCCCTTTTCTGATTTGACAGGAGCAGAAAAATATAAGCCTGGTCTTCTAGTTGTTTTTCCTATTAGGATACTAGATATATAGGTTTTTCCCTGGATAGCAGACTTATAGTATTGCCGAAAGGCATAGTTTTGACCGATGAATGTAGAATCTGTAGCAGCAATACATAAACCTTGACGATCTATAATATATGCAGCATCAAAATCTGGATTAGCATGATGAATATTTCTGAGAGTTTTTTGCAATCTGATGCCAAATTTTTTTCGCTTTTCAAGTGTGTCAGCAGATAAAAAATCCACGACATCGAGGTCGCCACTTACTTGAATTACCAGACGTTGAATATCAATGAGCATTTGATCGAGGCGACTGGCAGTATTATTAGCTAATAGCTCCAACTTACGATATTCAGCAGTTTCTACACGCTCTAAGCTCTCTCGTAGATTGTAATATGCTGTGAAGGTCATTGGGATAAAAACTGCGGATATTAAAGCCACAGAAATTTTAGTAGCGATTGTCCAGCCAGGTATGTAAAACAACCGATGAATTACTTTCATTGGAGAGATATAGTAAACTTTGTCAAATAATCATCTACTAATGAAGCTTCAGGATTTTTGATACTCTTAAAGGTTTGTCGTCAAAACTTCAGTTTTTAAGTAAGCAAAGACTCAAGTCCTGACTACGAATTAAATCCTACTAGAGGAATACGGTTTGATTCCTGAATCTAGTTGTGTGGTGCGCGTTCGCAAAGCGCAAGCGCGATAGGCAGGGAATAGGGAGTAGGGAATAGGAGTAGGAAAGAAGATTGATCTGGGTGTACTGTTTTTTTTAGAAATCAAATATGAGTCCTATAATAAGTAATTTTTGATGAATATTTGCGGGTATTGCATCTTTACTAAAGAATATTGAGTGAGCTATTTTTTAGCATAAAATATGCCGATATTTATCTCAATATCAAATTTTTCTCTAAGACTCACATTTTTGTTGTTTCTCATAGAACTTAAACATTTTTGAGCAATAGACCTCTTGCAAAAGTAATGATTATAGTCCCGCACGGCGGAAATAAACATACCATCAGGAATTGCTAAAATGCTTGTAGGATAACTATTCTTTCTTTTGCCTTGTTGTACTAGCGTCTTTCTTTGCGTCTACCCTGCGGGAACGTCTGGCGGCGAATGCGTGAGGCAAAAAAAGATTTATGCAAACTCTCCTGAGCCAGGGAAATACAGTGAAGACAAGGGTAATTCTTCTCTACTTACCTGCTTTTCACTTTTGTGCTTCAGTGGATAAAACCTGTGCTTGAGCAATATCTGGTAAGTCTATTGATTTTAAAATTTCTACCCAATCAGCTTTTAGAGCATGATCTTGGGAATTAGTCTGGAGTGTTTTTCCTAAATCTGTGATGGCATCGTACCAGATTTTTTTCTCTAAATAGGTGAAATATTTGTGAGATTTGATATTTTTGAACTTGATGTCAAGCTCTTTAGTGAGAGCTATTCTTTCTATCCAGGCATCAACGTAAAAATATTTATCTGCTACATCTTCCTGTCCACAATAAATTTTAAAATACCAGTGATACTTCTGCCCTAATTTTAGAGAATATTGGGTTTCAGGTGGCAGATTAATGCTGATAACTCCTGATACTGAAGGAAGTTTTAAAGATTTTCGATAAATATCTTCTCCAGTTTCATTCTGTAAGATAAATTCTCCATTGCGAATATTACTAGGTAATTCAGGAATATATACCCAAAAGGTAGGATACTCAGAAATAGTAGCAGCTAAAAAAGATGTAGAGCCTTGAAAATTATCTAATGTTTCTTGGCCAGGAACAAGAGCAGTCAGGGGAATATTGAGTGCTGGACAGTCATTGCGACTAGTTCCGC is a window of Aulosira sp. FACHB-615 DNA encoding:
- a CDS encoding cache and HAMP domain-containing protein; its protein translation is MKVIHRLFYIPGWTIATKISVALISAVFIPMTFTAYYNLRESLERVETAEYRKLELLANNTASRLDQMLIDIQRLVIQVSGDLDVVDFLSADTLEKRKKFGIRLQKTLRNIHHANPDFDAAYIIDRQGLCIAATDSTFIGQNYAFRQYYKSAIQGKTYISSILIGKTTRRPGLYFSAPVKSEKGKILGVVVLKVKGEGIWTIVNSLKPANQSYAFLIDKEGMIISHPDKSILYNTIFPISPDKSKQLLSNLGNIFPSINSLNIPELKAIVRAKDAGHTSYYSPIENQQMIVGFAPMKIEPWVLGISQSRQQFEAPLYRLIIFNISSVFIVGGITTIVALWLSSRISRPIRGLTAAAQALEKETFNQEAHHILVQAAHSHDDIGQLVRVYMNMAETVRTRNQNLKMQVKELRIEIDETKRTRYVEEITGNEHFENIQKKIAKIKQGTLVASETEIGYYDRLHNQVQSLKQRTVVNITQKLPN
- a CDS encoding DUF928 domain-containing protein yields the protein MALTKLPLPLLSLRYLLVFGMACMVSPLPLQASMTKLHTLYASNQENLSTPPKLPDNGAPVGRRRGGTSRNDCPALNIPLTALVPGQETLDNFQGSTSFLAATISEYPTFWVYIPELPSNIRNGEFILQNETGEDIYRKSLKLPSVSGVISINLPPETQYSLKLGQKYHWYFKIYCGQEDVADKYFYVDAWIERIALTKELDIKFKNIKSHKYFTYLEKKIWYDAITDLGKTLQTNSQDHALKADWVEILKSIDLPDIAQAQVLSTEAQK